The Cytobacillus firmus genome segment GCATATAACAGTGCAAAGCATGGTGTTATAGGATTGACTAAAGTCGCGGCATTGGAGGCTGCTGAACATGGCATTACGGTTAATGCCATCTGTCCGGGCTATGTAGACACACCACTCGTAAGAAATCAGCTGAATGACCTTGCTAAAACAAGAAATGTCCCCATCGAAAAAGCACTGGAGGAAGTCATTTATCCATTAGTGCCGCAAAAAAGGCTTCTGAAGGTGGAGGAGATTGCAGATTATGCGATTTTTTTGGCAGGTGATGCAGCTAAAGGAATTACGGGCCAGGCGGCAGTTATTGATGGAGGCTATACAGTTCAATAAAGTGAAACTTCAATCAGTGGGGTTATCCCCCACTGATTGTTAGTTGAGGCCCACGGGAAGTGGGTCACAAAGACGTTGCCACAGGACAAGGAAAGCAACCGGCAGCGATACATCGCACGACCGAAAGCGTTAGCTTTTGGGAGGATGTGGCGTTCTTAGTCTTTGTCCATTTTTCGGGCATTTACGGGCAGTTTGACCCCCGCCTATCCTCCTTTGTGATTCCTCTGAGTCTTGAAGTGGGGGTCTTACTGCCCGTTAGACTGCAATAAGAATGCGCATAGCAGTTTTTTAGAGAGGGCAGAGAATGGCCCTCTTTTTCTATTGTCCAGTAATGCGAATAAAACCTCTGAAAGTATGGGTATATTGTTGATACTGAATTGATGGCAGATAATTGGTGGAGATATTGTGTATTTATTATTGGTTGTACTTGTCTATATTTTTTTTGCCTGGAAATTCGTCGATTGGAAAAGATGGAAAGAATACTATCCAACTGTCCAATTTTATATCATTGCCAACTTTCTATATAATTTTTTATTTTATAATCATACCCTATGGGCCTATAGAGCAGTTACGCTGGATTGGCTGAATCACACGTTTATTGAAATCACCTTCACTTTGTTGATTATTCCAGTCGTCGTCATGATTTACCTTCGCTATTTTCCGGAAAAAAATCTAAAGAAAAAGATTTTTTATACTGGCGTGTGGATCGTTTATTTCTCAGTGCTGGAGTATTTGTTTTCTAAAAAGGGATTGTTTGTTTATGATAATGGGTGGAATTTCTGGTGGTCTGTGCTGTTTAATCTCATCATGTTCATCATGCTGCGAATGCATTATAAAAAACCGGGAATTGCTATGGCAGTTTCGCTTCCTATCATTGCGATTCTATTATGGCTCTTTCATCCGCATCTGATCGATTTGAAATAATGATTAAATGGTTTCGGAAACATTTTGCCCTAAAGAAAATGAAACATGGTGCACAATTTTAAAAGCCTTGCATATTCTAAGTATTAAATTCCTGTCAGGATAAGCCTACTTGCATCCTGGCGGGAAATTTATTACAATAGTCATATTCTTATACTAAAATGCTTAGATAAGGAGCAGTAGTGGTGCAGCGCCCGTTTTAAGAGAGTTGACGGCAGGTGCAAGTCAGCCGGGCACATCATGAACTCGCCTTTGAGCAGCAAGTGTGAAATACCAGTAATGCTTGCCGTTTTCCGCGTTAAGGATGAATGAAGCGAGTGACATGTTCACTAATGTGGGTGGTACCGCGGGAGATTTATACATAATCCTCTCGTCCCTTTTTTGGGATGAGGGGTTTTTTTATTTTATTTTCATTAATAGGAGGAAACAAAATGAGTTTCAATCATCAGGAGATTGAAAAAAAGTGGCAGGGCCACTGGGAAGAAAATAAAACATTCAAAACAACTGAAGATAAAGGCAAGCGCAAGTTTTATGCACTTGATATGTTCCCGTATCCTTCAGGCGCAGGTCTACACGTTGGCCACCCGGAAGGATATACGGCAACAGATATCCTTTCCCGCATGAAGCGCATGCAGGGCTATAATGTCCTTCATCCGATGGGCTGGGATGCATTTGGTTTACCTGCAGAGCAATATGCACTTGATACAGGGAATGACCCGGCAGAATTCACAGAACAGAATATCAACACCTTCCGCCGCCAGATCAAGGCGTTAGGCTTCTCCTATGACTGGGATCGTGAAGTAAACACAACAGACCCTGAATACTATAAATGGACTCAATGGATCTTCTTAAAGCTTTATGAAAAAGGGCTTGCTTATATCGATGAAGTAGCTGTTAACTGGTGTCCTGCACTTGGAACAGTACTTGCAAATGAAGAGGTTATCGACGGAAAAAGCGAGCGCGGAGGCCATCCGGTAGAACGCCGCCCAATGAGACAGTGGATGCTGAAAATTACGGCTTATGCGGATCGCCTGCTTGAAGATCTTGATTTATTGGATTGGCCAGAGAGCCTTAAGGATATGCAGCGCAACTGGATCGGCCGCTCTGAAGGAGCCGAAGTGACATTCAATATTGAAGGACATGATGGCACATTCACCGTATTCACAACACGTCCTGACACATTATATGGTGCAACATATGCTGTACTTGCTCCAGAGCACGCGCTTGTTGATAAGATCACCACAGAGGGGCAGCAAGAAGCAGTTCAGGCTTACATTGACAAAGTAAAGAGCAAGAGCGATCTTGAGCGGACAGATCTTGCTAAAGAAAAAACGGGTGTCTTCACTGGTGCGTACGCGATCAACCCGGCCAACGGCGAAAAAATGCCAATCTGGATTGCAGATTATGTACTAGTCAGCTATGGAACAGGTGCCATCATGGCGGTTCCGGCACATGACGAGCGCGACTATGAGTTCGCCAAGCAATTTGATCTGCCTATTAAAGAAGTCGTTGCCGGGGGAGATGTTGATAAAGAAGCATACACTGGCGATGGCGAGCATGTGAATTCAGGTTTCCTTGATGGTTTAAACAAAGAGGACGCTATTGAGAAAATGATTGCCTGGCTTGAAGAAAAAGGTATTGGCACTAAGAAGGTTACTTACCGTCTTCGTGACTGGTTATTCAGCCGCCAGCGCTATTGGGGCGAGCCGATTCCAGTCATCCACTGGGAAGATGGCACAATGACTGCCGTGCCGGAAGATCAGCTTCCATTAGTGCTTCCAAAAACAACGGAGATCAAGCCATCCGGTACTGGTGAGTCACCATTAGCCAACATCGATGATTGGGTTAATGTTGTGGATCCGGAAACTGGTAAAAAAGGCCGCAGGGAAACGAACACAATGCCGCAATGGGCAGGCAGCTGCTGGTACTACCTTCGCTATATTGATCCGAAAAATAGTGAAGCTCTTGCAGATCCCGAGAAATTAAAAG includes the following:
- the leuS gene encoding leucine--tRNA ligase translates to MSFNHQEIEKKWQGHWEENKTFKTTEDKGKRKFYALDMFPYPSGAGLHVGHPEGYTATDILSRMKRMQGYNVLHPMGWDAFGLPAEQYALDTGNDPAEFTEQNINTFRRQIKALGFSYDWDREVNTTDPEYYKWTQWIFLKLYEKGLAYIDEVAVNWCPALGTVLANEEVIDGKSERGGHPVERRPMRQWMLKITAYADRLLEDLDLLDWPESLKDMQRNWIGRSEGAEVTFNIEGHDGTFTVFTTRPDTLYGATYAVLAPEHALVDKITTEGQQEAVQAYIDKVKSKSDLERTDLAKEKTGVFTGAYAINPANGEKMPIWIADYVLVSYGTGAIMAVPAHDERDYEFAKQFDLPIKEVVAGGDVDKEAYTGDGEHVNSGFLDGLNKEDAIEKMIAWLEEKGIGTKKVTYRLRDWLFSRQRYWGEPIPVIHWEDGTMTAVPEDQLPLVLPKTTEIKPSGTGESPLANIDDWVNVVDPETGKKGRRETNTMPQWAGSCWYYLRYIDPKNSEALADPEKLKEWLPVDIYIGGAEHAVLHLLYARFWHKVLYDVGVVHTKEPFQKLFNQGMILGENNEKMSKSKGNVVNPDEIVESHGADTLRLYEMFMGPLEASIAWSANGLDGSRRFLDRIWRLFVEETGELSPRIQDIEEGSSLEKVYHQTVKKVTEDYEGLRFNTAISQMMVFINEAYKADVLPKTFVEGFVKMLSPIAPHITEELWSKLGHGESIAYEAWPAFDEAKMVDDEVEIVIQINGKVKAKLMVPADAKKDLLEQIAMGDEKVKEQIDGKTVRKVIAVPGKLVNIVAN
- a CDS encoding CBO0543 family protein, which gives rise to MYLLLVVLVYIFFAWKFVDWKRWKEYYPTVQFYIIANFLYNFLFYNHTLWAYRAVTLDWLNHTFIEITFTLLIIPVVVMIYLRYFPEKNLKKKIFYTGVWIVYFSVLEYLFSKKGLFVYDNGWNFWWSVLFNLIMFIMLRMHYKKPGIAMAVSLPIIAILLWLFHPHLIDLK